The following proteins are co-located in the bacterium BMS3Abin11 genome:
- the cmk_1 gene encoding cytidylate kinase, with amino-acid sequence MKEIFIMCGTTGSGKSTVAKLIANAVGTRVLVADEIRRVITRNSINPKNRYSRRITRQTYQELIQQAEDNLLKLNNSVIVLDATFLTTLLRGKAKELARRSRARLFIIECKVNHRKQYGRLARRNDMLSGPRFTRNIILRHHTRLFERVIACEADEVRTIRTDYCHEILQKNVAALVEDLSYHTLGDSNK; translated from the coding sequence ATGAAAGAAATCTTTATTATGTGTGGCACTACAGGAAGTGGTAAGTCAACGGTAGCAAAACTGATTGCTAACGCCGTTGGTACTAGAGTACTTGTTGCTGATGAAATAAGGAGAGTTATTACAAGAAACTCAATTAACCCAAAAAATAGATACTCAAGAAGAATTACAAGGCAAACCTATCAAGAATTAATACAACAGGCTGAGGATAACTTGCTGAAACTTAATAACTCTGTAATTGTTTTAGACGCAACATTCCTCACCACATTGCTTAGAGGTAAGGCAAAAGAATTGGCTCGCAGGAGCCGAGCTCGTCTGTTTATCATAGAGTGCAAAGTAAACCACAGAAAACAATATGGTAGACTTGCAAGACGAAATGATATGCTTTCTGGCCCGCGATTTACTAGAAATATAATTCTTAGACATCATACACGCCTGTTTGAGAGGGTCATCGCTTGTGAAGCTGATGAAGTTAGAACTATTCGAACCGATTACTGTCATGAAATACTACAAAAGAATGTAGCAGCACTTGTAGAAGACCTTTCCTATCACACTCTCGGTGATTCAAATAAATAA